The sequence below is a genomic window from Longimicrobium sp..
GCGGGGATCGCGGCGCTGGTGGAGGAGTCGGAGCGGCGGATGTTCGCGCCGACGGCGGTGGAAGTGGAAGGGGAGGAGACGGCCGCGAACCTCGTCTACAACCTGCGCCTGCGGGATCGCCCGACCGACCGCGCGCGCTACGCCTGGCGCTGGCTCACCCTCCCCTCGCCCGAGGACTGGGAGTGGCGCCCGCTCCCCGATGCGCTCTTCCCCCTCTACCGCGTGCTGCGGCCGCTGCGCCTGGCGCTGCGCTACGGCCGCCGCGCCGTCGGGCGATGAGCACGATGGTGACGGCCCCGCCGCGCCCGCTGGCCACGCTCCCCGCCTTCGCGGGCGAGGTGTGGCGGATGATGCCCCGCCGCATCGCCGCGGCGCTCGGGCTCTCGCTGGCCGTCTCCGCCTGCGAGGCGGCGGGCGTGCTGGTGCTGGTGGAGCTGCTGGGGACGGTGGGCGTGGCCGTCCCCGCCGGCTCCGTGGGCCGGCTGGGCGGGGTGGTGCGCGACCTCTTCGGCGCCGCCGGCGCGCGGCCGACGCTCGGCGCCGTGCTCCTGCTGTACGTGGGGGTGATGGCGGCGCAGGCGGCGGTGCAGCGCGGGCAGACGCTCGCCGCCTGGCGGGTGCAGTCCGACGTGGCGCTCGGGCTGCGGCGCCGGCTGTACGCGGCGATCTCGGCCGCGCGCTGGCTGCACTTCACCCGCGTGCGCTCGTCCGACCTGGTGCAGGCGCTCACCACCGAGGCCGACCGCGCCGCCACCGCCGCCGCGCACCTGCTGAACGGCGTGGTCAACGCGCTGGTGGCGCTGGTCTACCTGGCGCTGGCGCTGCGCGTCTCGGCCGGCGCCAGCCTGGCGGCGCTCGCCTGCGGGGGCGCGCTGATCGTGCTGCTGAGGAGCCAGGGGCGGCGCGCGCGCTCCGCGGGCGAGGGGGTGACGGACGCGATGGGCGAGGTGGTCTCGGCCGCCACCGAGCACCTGCAGGGGATGAAGGCGGTGAAGAGCTACGGCGCCGAGGAGCGCACGGTGGCGATCTTCTCCGCCGCCGCGGGCGAGGCGGCCGGCCACTACGTGCGGGCGGTGCGCGTCTACGCCGACACCCGCGCCCTCTCCACCGCCGGCTCGGTGGCGATGCTGGCGGCGGTCACCTTCGTGGCGGTGGAGGGGCTGGGACTGCGCGGCGCGGTGGCGATCCTGCTGATCTTCCTCTTCGCCCGGCTGGTGCCGCGGCTGCAGAACCTGCAACAGGTCCACCAGATGGTGCTGCACGACCTGCCGGCGTGGGCCAACCTGCGCGCCCGCCTGGACGCGCTGGAGGCAGAGCGCGAGCGGCTCTCGCCCACGGCGCCGGTGCACGCGCTGGCCGAGGGGGTGCGCTTCGAGGGCGTCTCCTTCGCCTACCCGGAGACCGGGCGCGACGCCGTCTCGGGGCTGGACCTGTGGGTCGAGGCGCGGCGGACGACGGGCGTGGTGGGCCCCTCGGGGTCGGGGAAGACCACGGTGGCCGACCTGGTGATGGGGCTGGTGCGCCCGCGCGCCGGGCGGATCGTGGTGGACGGGCGCGAACTGGACGAGGAGTGGCTGCGCGGCTGGCGCGAGGGGATCGGGTACGTGGCGCAGGAGACGGTGCTCTTCCACGACACGGTGCTGGCCAACCTGCGCTGGGCGCGGCCGGAGGCCACGGAGGCCGAGGTGTGGGAGGCGCTGCGGGCGGCCGCGGCGGAGGAGTTCGTGCGGGCGCTGCCCGGGGGGCTGGAGACGGTGGTGGGCGACCGGGGGCTGCGCCTCTCCGGCGGCGAGCGGCAGCGGCTGGCGCTGGCCCGCGCGCTGCTGCGCCGCCCGGCGCTGCTGATCCTGGACGAGGCCACCAGCGCGCTCGACACCGGGAACGAGCGGCGGATCCGCGACGCCATCGCCGCGCTGCACGGCCGGGTGACGATCCTGCTGATCACCCACCGCCTCTCCAGCGTGCGCGGCGCCGACGCCATCCACGTGATGGAGGGCGGCCGCCTGGTGGAGTCGGGCGACTGGGCCTCGCTCCTGGCCCGCCCCGGCGGCCGCTTCCGCGAGCTGTGGCGGAGCCAGGAGGCGGAAGCGGCGGAGCCGTCCCCCGAGCCGTCGACCGCTGCGAACCCGTAGGGTCGAGGCATGCCTCGACCGGCGGCGGCGGGGGAGTGACGGACGCCTGTCGCGAAGGTAAAATGTAGATGGTCAGCGGATTACATCGGTTCCGACCCTCCAATGACTTCAATTCGGTACCCAGCCATGCCCCCGAATTCCTTCTCCTGGCTGCACCTCACCGACTTCCACTACGGGCTGAAGGGGCAGGACTGCCTGTGGCCTACGCTGCGGGAACCGTTCCTCGACAGTCTCGCATCGCTGCATGAGAAGTGTGGGCCGTGGGACGCCGTGCTCTTCACGGGCGACCTCGTACAGTCGGGCGAGTCGGCCCAGTTCGAGAAGATGCAGGCCGAGGTTCTCGATCCCCTGTGGGAGAAGCTTCGCGAGCTCGGGTCGGGAGACGCCGTGCTGCTGGCCGTGCCTGGCAATCACGATCTCTACCGCCCCGATCCAAACGAAGACAACGCGGCCATAGATGTCTTACTCGATAAAGACGGCTTTGGTCGCATTGAAGAAAAGTTCTGGGATAAGCCGGCAGGCCCGTATCGCCGCGTGATCAACGATGCCTTCGCGGCCTATAGCGAGTGGTGGGAGAAGGCTCCGCATCGGCTCGGCGATGTGAAGATCGGCGTCCTGCCCGGGGACTTCTCAGCAACCATACAGATTGGTGAGCGGCACATCGGAATCGTGGGGTTGAACACCACGTTCCTCCAGCTTGCCGGGGGCGATTACAAGGGGCGGCTGGTCTGGGATGTTCGACAGCTTCACGCCGTGTGCGAGGGCGGCGTTGACGTCTGGTCGAAGCAGCACGACGTCTGCCTGCTACTCACCCACCAGGGACCGGACTGGCTGACTCTCCATGCTCAGAAGCACGGTGAGACGGAGATCGCGCCGGCCGGGCGATTCGCGGTGCACCTCTACGGTCATCAGCACGAGACTGAAATCACCTACATCCGGCGCGGCGGTGCCCGCAACGCGGTGCGTCTCTGTCAAGGCTGCTCCGTCTTCGGGATGGAGAAGTTTGGCGAGACGCCGACCATACAGCGAGCGCACGGCTACGCGGCGGGGCGTATTGAGTTCGGCGATGGGGATACCATCCTGCGTCTCTGGCCGCGAATCGCGACGAACAAAACGGGCGCGTGGCGGTTCATCCCCGACCACGAGCACGCTGTGTTGGATGGCGACGAAGGGACACCGCCGGAGACAGTTGCCGCCCGGCCCCGAGCCGCCATCGTGCGACGGACCGGGGCCTCCAAGGCAGTTGCGGCGTCCGTCGAGACTATCACGCTAGCGCCCAGCGCCGCTCCGCACTCCACGCTCCCAGCGCGGCGACCGTTCTTCGGGCGCAAGGAAGATCTGAAGAAGATTGCGAAGTACCTGCGACCCGAAGATCGCAGTTGGGGCGTGGTGCTAGATGGGCCCGGCGGCATGGGGAAGACCGCACTCGCGCTCGAAGCGGCATACCGGGCACCCGCCGAGCATTTCCCGCTCAAGCTGTGGATCACGGCCAAGAACCGGGAGCTGCTTCCCCACGGCGAACAGCGGCTGACTGACCATCACGTGAATGACTACCACGCGATGCTCAGCGAGTTGGGCCGGGCGCTCAGCCGCGACGATATCCCGAAGGCGGTGCCGGAGGACCGGCCCAACCTCGTACGCCACGCACTGGCCAATCATCGCGCATTGCTGGTGCTGGACAACTTGGAGACGTTCAGCGCGGAGGACCGGCGTCGTGTGTTCGAACTGCTGGGTACCCTGCCCGCCGCCTGCCGCGCCATCGTCACCAGCCGTCGCCGCTCCGAGAGCTCGACCGCTGCGTACAACCTGCGCGTGGACAAACTGGAACGCGAGGCCGCCGACGAGTTGCTGGCTGCGTTGGGGAAGCGGTCGGAACCCGTAGCTCGACTGACGCAGGCCGAGCGCGACCAGTTCTATGCCGAAACTGGCGGCAATCCATTGCTGCTGACCTGGACGGCGGGCCAGCTCGGCCGGACGACGGGCCGTTGCCGTACGGTGGCAGAAGCCGTCGGGCGCCTACAAGAAGCGCATCGCCTGCAGAAACTGGATGAGAAAAACGACCCGCTGGACTTTGTCTTCGGGGACCTTGTTGAAACCTTCACGGCAGATGAGACGGCGGTACTTGCCGCTTTGGTACATTTCACCCAGCCGGCGCCTATCGAGTGGCTGCTACCGCTGACCGAACTAAGCTCAAAGGCCGCGGAAACCGCACTGGACGGCTTGCGTGATCGCGCATTGCTGGTTGAAGACGACCAAGCCGCCACTTGGCTCCTCCCACCGCTGGCGGCGCGGTTCCTCCGTCGCGCCCGCCCTGATGCAGTTGGAGCCAGCGGCGAGCGGTTGGCCGATCAAGCCTATGCACTTGCTGTGGAAAACGGATACAAGAAGTTCGCCCGCTTCCCTGTCTTGGAGAGCGCTTGGCCACAAATTGCCGCCGCCCTGCCGGTGATGATCGCGGGCGACAACCCAAGCCTGCAGACCGTGTGTGACGCCTTAAATACATTCCTTGAGTTCTCTGGCCGCTGGGATGAGTGGCTTTCTCTCTACACCGAGGCAGAGGCCAAGGCAGTGCGCGCGAGGGACTTCTATAACGCTGGTTGGCGAGCTTTTGGGGCTGGATGG
It includes:
- a CDS encoding ABC transporter ATP-binding protein, producing MSTMVTAPPRPLATLPAFAGEVWRMMPRRIAAALGLSLAVSACEAAGVLVLVELLGTVGVAVPAGSVGRLGGVVRDLFGAAGARPTLGAVLLLYVGVMAAQAAVQRGQTLAAWRVQSDVALGLRRRLYAAISAARWLHFTRVRSSDLVQALTTEADRAATAAAHLLNGVVNALVALVYLALALRVSAGASLAALACGGALIVLLRSQGRRARSAGEGVTDAMGEVVSAATEHLQGMKAVKSYGAEERTVAIFSAAAGEAAGHYVRAVRVYADTRALSTAGSVAMLAAVTFVAVEGLGLRGAVAILLIFLFARLVPRLQNLQQVHQMVLHDLPAWANLRARLDALEAERERLSPTAPVHALAEGVRFEGVSFAYPETGRDAVSGLDLWVEARRTTGVVGPSGSGKTTVADLVMGLVRPRAGRIVVDGRELDEEWLRGWREGIGYVAQETVLFHDTVLANLRWARPEATEAEVWEALRAAAAEEFVRALPGGLETVVGDRGLRLSGGERQRLALARALLRRPALLILDEATSALDTGNERRIRDAIAALHGRVTILLITHRLSSVRGADAIHVMEGGRLVESGDWASLLARPGGRFRELWRSQEAEAAEPSPEPSTAANP
- a CDS encoding tetratricopeptide repeat protein, which gives rise to MPPNSFSWLHLTDFHYGLKGQDCLWPTLREPFLDSLASLHEKCGPWDAVLFTGDLVQSGESAQFEKMQAEVLDPLWEKLRELGSGDAVLLAVPGNHDLYRPDPNEDNAAIDVLLDKDGFGRIEEKFWDKPAGPYRRVINDAFAAYSEWWEKAPHRLGDVKIGVLPGDFSATIQIGERHIGIVGLNTTFLQLAGGDYKGRLVWDVRQLHAVCEGGVDVWSKQHDVCLLLTHQGPDWLTLHAQKHGETEIAPAGRFAVHLYGHQHETEITYIRRGGARNAVRLCQGCSVFGMEKFGETPTIQRAHGYAAGRIEFGDGDTILRLWPRIATNKTGAWRFIPDHEHAVLDGDEGTPPETVAARPRAAIVRRTGASKAVAASVETITLAPSAAPHSTLPARRPFFGRKEDLKKIAKYLRPEDRSWGVVLDGPGGMGKTALALEAAYRAPAEHFPLKLWITAKNRELLPHGEQRLTDHHVNDYHAMLSELGRALSRDDIPKAVPEDRPNLVRHALANHRALLVLDNLETFSAEDRRRVFELLGTLPAACRAIVTSRRRSESSTAAYNLRVDKLEREAADELLAALGKRSEPVARLTQAERDQFYAETGGNPLLLTWTAGQLGRTTGRCRTVAEAVGRLQEAHRLQKLDEKNDPLDFVFGDLVETFTADETAVLAALVHFTQPAPIEWLLPLTELSSKAAETALDGLRDRALLVEDDQAATWLLPPLAARFLRRARPDAVGASGERLADQAYALAVENGYKKFARFPVLESAWPQIAAALPVMIAGDNPSLQTVCDALNTFLEFSGRWDEWLSLYTEAEAKAVRARDFYNAGWRAFGAGWCHYLRHQSAEVLACAKRVTAHWQSARVGARERAIAIRLRGIGHQLARDYPVALTAYNESLGLFRSLSPKSDDVGSVLNAIAEALRESDQFDLAETHYHEALAIAQSLPDPEGVAVYTGNIAELALNREQWSKAERHAREALKVAEKLGYKENIAFACRCLAKALARQGRGAEGRCHAERAVVIYTKLRSPELTKAQDALNECLG